A single region of the Hyphomicrobiales bacterium genome encodes:
- a CDS encoding hypothetical protein (Evidence 5 : Unknown function) → MLSRAPTVEAVKLGDGDAAWYASAREHLGGISLFVPGHHLATGMREGVAAGAFSNVACLNPRGAQRWTDLMATDIATCLDIEARLQAFIDTHIWPFRGDHGYSNAALDKLLAEIGDWAPVGTRLRRPYRFIDAGEARRLRPIARQAVPELFI, encoded by the coding sequence GTGCTGTCGCGGGCGCCAACGGTCGAGGCGGTCAAGCTCGGTGACGGCGATGCCGCCTGGTACGCGAGCGCGCGGGAGCATCTCGGGGGTATCTCCCTGTTCGTGCCGGGGCATCATCTGGCGACCGGCATGCGCGAGGGCGTGGCAGCCGGTGCATTCTCCAATGTTGCCTGCCTCAACCCGCGCGGTGCGCAACGCTGGACCGACCTGATGGCGACTGATATCGCCACCTGCCTCGATATTGAGGCACGCCTGCAGGCTTTCATCGACACGCATATCTGGCCGTTCCGCGGTGACCATGGTTATTCCAACGCCGCACTCGACAAGCTGCTGGCTGAAATCGGCGATTGGGCGCCTGTCGGCACGCGTCTGCGCCGTCCCTATCGTTTCATCGATGCCGGCGAGGCGCGGCGTCTGCGCCCCATCGCCCGGCAGGCCGTGCCGGAGCTTTTCATCTGA
- a CDS encoding NitT/TauT family transport system ATP-binding protein — MSNVAIFERKGADTNARYGISERGMTAAATLASNTQDAGIVVKGVSKIFDSEGRRVEALLDIDLEITKGEFVSIVGPSGCGKSTLLRLIAGLMPTSGGQISVAGKAVSQPITDVGIVFQKPVLLEWRSVIDNLLLQPELRGLDPSAYRDRAIDLLAAVGLNGFEDVYPRQLSGGMQQRASIARALIHDPSLLLMDEPLGALDALTREQVRVDLEELWLATGKTVVFITHSIDEAVLLSDRVVIMSPRPGRIDRIIDIDIPRPRGLEGRNSNVFKEAEEEITRIFLERGVLKRGRPFAAIRKP, encoded by the coding sequence ATGAGCAATGTTGCGATCTTCGAGCGCAAGGGCGCGGACACCAATGCACGCTACGGGATATCGGAGCGCGGAATGACAGCAGCGGCAACGCTCGCCTCAAATACGCAGGACGCCGGCATCGTCGTCAAAGGCGTCTCGAAGATTTTCGACAGTGAGGGGCGCCGCGTCGAGGCGCTCCTCGATATTGACCTCGAGATTACCAAGGGTGAGTTCGTCTCGATCGTCGGTCCCTCCGGTTGCGGCAAAAGCACATTGTTGCGGCTGATCGCAGGCCTGATGCCGACATCAGGCGGCCAGATCTCGGTGGCCGGCAAGGCCGTCAGCCAGCCCATCACCGATGTCGGGATCGTTTTCCAGAAGCCGGTTCTTCTGGAGTGGCGCAGCGTCATCGACAACCTGCTCCTGCAGCCGGAGTTGCGCGGGCTTGATCCATCGGCTTATCGCGATCGTGCCATCGATCTCTTGGCCGCCGTTGGCCTCAACGGCTTCGAGGACGTCTACCCGCGCCAGTTGTCAGGCGGCATGCAGCAGCGTGCTTCGATCGCGCGGGCGCTGATCCATGATCCCTCGCTCCTGCTGATGGACGAGCCGCTCGGGGCGCTCGACGCTCTGACGCGCGAGCAGGTGCGTGTCGACCTGGAGGAACTGTGGCTCGCCACCGGCAAGACGGTCGTGTTCATCACGCACTCGATCGATGAGGCCGTGCTTCTTTCGGATCGCGTCGTCATCATGTCGCCACGCCCCGGCCGGATCGATCGGATCATCGACATCGACATTCCACGGCCGCGCGGGCTCGAAGGGCGCAATTCCAACGTGTTCAAGGAAGCGGAGGAAGAGATCACGCGCATCTTCCTCGAGCGTGGAGTGCTGAAGCGCGGTCGACCCTTCGCCGCCATCCGCAAGCCGTGA
- a CDS encoding Gluconate 5-dehydrogenase/3-oxoacyl-(acyl-carrier protein) reductase, translating into MHQDVAQLFDLSGKVALVTGGASKLGRDAADILAAAGCSVAVTSRDAEKARRSAAEIADRYGVRTVGIALDQSQFEPVREAVAAVADWSGGRLDILVNNSGGGSGGSVARLFERDPADIDALIRTNLTGAIYCCREAGRLMAEQSSGRIISIASIAAYVGRDRSTYDRNGLAGQPVDYAAAKAGILGLTRDLAAYLAPMGITVNAISPGGFERPDMPRGFVKDYSHLTALGRMGRDGVDLKGAILFLASPASSYVTGQDILVDGGFTLWK; encoded by the coding sequence TTGCATCAGGACGTGGCGCAGTTGTTCGATCTGAGCGGCAAGGTCGCCTTGGTGACGGGCGGGGCCAGCAAGCTCGGCCGCGATGCGGCTGATATTCTCGCCGCGGCAGGCTGTTCCGTTGCCGTGACGTCCCGTGACGCTGAAAAAGCGCGCCGTTCAGCCGCGGAGATCGCCGATCGCTACGGTGTCCGAACCGTCGGCATTGCCCTCGACCAGAGCCAGTTCGAGCCGGTGCGCGAAGCCGTCGCGGCCGTCGCGGACTGGTCGGGTGGGCGGCTCGATATCCTGGTCAACAACAGCGGCGGCGGCTCGGGGGGCAGCGTCGCCCGTCTGTTCGAGCGCGACCCGGCTGATATCGACGCCCTCATCCGCACAAATCTCACCGGCGCGATCTATTGCTGCCGGGAAGCCGGGCGCCTCATGGCGGAGCAGAGTTCCGGCCGCATCATTTCGATCGCCTCAATCGCCGCCTATGTCGGGCGAGACCGCTCGACCTACGACCGCAATGGCCTCGCCGGCCAGCCGGTGGACTATGCCGCCGCCAAGGCGGGCATTCTCGGCCTGACGCGCGACCTTGCGGCCTATCTCGCGCCGATGGGCATAACCGTCAATGCGATATCGCCTGGAGGCTTCGAGCGGCCCGACATGCCGCGCGGCTTCGTCAAAGACTATTCCCACCTGACCGCGCTCGGCCGCATGGGCCGTGACGGCGTCGACCTCAAGGGAGCGATCCTCTTCCTGGCTTCGCCCGCATCGAGCTATGTGACGGGGCAGGACATTCTCGTCGATGGCGGTTTCACGCTATGGAAATAG
- a CDS encoding NitT/TauT family transport system substrate-binding protein produces MASRKVSPNITAFAAIAAGLMLSTSVAQAADQVSLRLNTILNGWHCPWHMARDKGWFKEAGIEIKEIGEGRGSADTAQLVAAGTDTFGLVDPAVVIAGVARGLPVKSVYSLINKSLLAVVSPADKPIKSVADLKGKQYVTLAGSGALQMFQAVLAANNLKSDDVKILTVDPAAQYATLMSGQVDAILIGLDGVPDLEARGFKYHAVTYPELGVNTISSSVATKSDLVESNPDLVKRFIAVTQRAWDHAIKNPDDVVKACLAVKPTSSEAAFRKQLTDVIGALRSENNKDKPLGFGAEKDWQMTLQVQKDYRGIKTDKPLTAFYTNEFVPQ; encoded by the coding sequence ATGGCATCGAGAAAAGTATCACCAAATATAACGGCTTTCGCGGCGATCGCCGCCGGTTTGATGCTTTCGACATCCGTCGCCCAAGCCGCCGATCAGGTCAGTCTGCGCCTGAATACGATCCTTAACGGCTGGCATTGCCCATGGCACATGGCCCGCGACAAGGGTTGGTTCAAGGAAGCGGGCATCGAGATCAAGGAGATTGGCGAGGGGCGCGGCTCGGCTGATACGGCCCAGCTCGTCGCCGCCGGCACGGATACCTTCGGCCTCGTCGATCCAGCCGTCGTGATTGCCGGCGTGGCACGCGGCCTGCCGGTGAAGTCCGTCTACAGCCTCATCAACAAGAGCCTGCTCGCTGTCGTGTCGCCAGCGGACAAGCCGATCAAGTCGGTCGCCGATCTCAAAGGCAAGCAGTATGTGACGCTCGCCGGCTCAGGCGCGCTGCAGATGTTCCAGGCGGTGCTGGCCGCCAACAATCTGAAGTCCGATGACGTCAAGATCCTGACTGTCGACCCGGCTGCGCAATATGCGACGCTGATGAGCGGGCAGGTCGACGCCATTCTCATCGGTCTCGACGGCGTCCCGGATCTCGAGGCCCGTGGCTTCAAATATCACGCGGTCACCTATCCCGAGCTCGGTGTGAACACCATTTCATCCTCCGTCGCCACCAAGTCCGACCTGGTCGAGAGCAACCCGGACCTGGTGAAGCGCTTCATCGCGGTGACCCAGCGCGCCTGGGACCACGCCATCAAGAATCCCGATGACGTCGTCAAGGCTTGCCTCGCTGTCAAGCCGACGAGTTCGGAAGCCGCCTTCCGCAAGCAGCTCACGGACGTGATCGGCGCGCTGCGCTCGGAGAACAACAAGGACAAGCCGCTTGGCTTCGGCGCCGAGAAGGACTGGCAGATGACGCTGCAGGTGCAGAAGGATTATCGCGGCATCAAGACCGACAAGCCCCTGACGGCCTTCTATACCAACGAATTCGTTCCCCAATGA
- a CDS encoding Glyoxylase-like metal-dependent hydrolase (Beta-lactamase superfamily II), which produces MSGSTQSSNTPAAPAFSFHRYAVGNATIVAVFDGRNPIPLADGFVPNASRAEVSAALVAGGGDPDIVPITFTPIVIENGSRRIVIDTGIGEANIEPSGGKSGWFQTNLAAAGIDRREIDTVIISHFHGDHINGLLTRDGHRAFPNAEILVPQAEWDFWMDDARMAAAPDDRAKAAFANARRVFDHLNRAVTPYAWDQEVAPGITAVGTPGHTPGHTSFRATFNGETVFVQSDVTNLPALFARHPHWRAAFDYDGEMAVATRLRIYEELAAEGTRVQGFHYPFPGLARLEKLPDGFNAVPVTD; this is translated from the coding sequence ATGAGCGGATCGACACAATCATCGAATACCCCCGCCGCACCAGCCTTCTCCTTCCATCGCTATGCGGTGGGTAATGCGACCATCGTAGCCGTGTTCGACGGCCGGAATCCCATCCCCCTGGCGGACGGCTTCGTGCCGAACGCATCACGCGCTGAAGTCAGCGCTGCATTGGTCGCGGGCGGCGGCGATCCCGATATCGTGCCGATCACCTTCACGCCCATCGTCATCGAGAATGGGTCGCGGCGGATCGTGATCGACACGGGCATTGGTGAGGCGAATATCGAGCCGAGCGGCGGAAAGTCCGGCTGGTTCCAGACCAATCTCGCGGCCGCCGGCATCGACCGGCGCGAAATCGACACCGTTATCATCTCACATTTCCACGGCGACCATATCAACGGTCTCCTGACCCGCGATGGCCATCGCGCCTTTCCCAATGCCGAGATCCTCGTGCCGCAGGCGGAATGGGACTTCTGGATGGACGACGCGCGGATGGCGGCCGCACCGGATGACCGCGCCAAGGCAGCTTTCGCCAATGCCCGGCGCGTGTTCGACCACTTGAACCGGGCGGTCACTCCCTACGCCTGGGACCAGGAAGTAGCGCCTGGCATCACCGCCGTTGGCACGCCGGGCCACACGCCCGGCCATACCTCGTTTCGCGCGACATTCAATGGAGAGACTGTGTTTGTCCAGTCGGATGTCACCAATCTTCCGGCACTGTTCGCGCGCCACCCGCACTGGCGCGCCGCTTTCGATTACGATGGCGAAATGGCTGTCGCCACGCGGCTCAGGATCTACGAGGAACTCGCAGCCGAAGGCACCCGGGTACAGGGCTTTCACTATCCCTTCCCGGGACTGGCCCGGCTGGAAAAGCTCCCCGATGGCTTCAATGCCGTTCCCGTGACGGATTGA
- the nanA gene encoding N-acetylneuraminate lyase, with product MTQSPAQKFGGILSALVTPYRADFNLNEDIIAGLIDHELGQGVAGFYVGGSTGEAFLQSPEERGRLIAAVARAARGRGTLIAHVGTIATEDTLSIARSAADAGFDAVSAIPPFYYDFSAAELIAHYKALAAATPLPVIVYNFGGRTGKLGPNEILQLLDDPRVIGIKHTSQDFFQLERFKTHRPDAVIYNGYDEMCLGGLAMGADGAIGTTYNFMGHLFVALYKAFQEGRMADALALQKRANRVIEVLIDVGVFPATKGFLKLQGFDCGECRAPFRRLEARDWQKLEACVAEYLRD from the coding sequence GTGACCCAGTCCCCGGCCCAGAAGTTCGGTGGCATCCTATCGGCGCTCGTTACGCCCTATCGCGCGGATTTCAACCTGAACGAAGATATCATCGCCGGCCTCATCGACCATGAACTCGGCCAGGGCGTGGCGGGCTTTTATGTGGGAGGCAGCACGGGCGAGGCCTTCCTGCAGTCGCCGGAGGAACGGGGGCGCCTGATCGCCGCTGTCGCCCGCGCGGCACGCGGACGCGGCACGCTGATCGCCCATGTCGGCACCATCGCCACCGAGGACACGCTCAGCATCGCCCGATCGGCGGCCGATGCCGGATTTGATGCCGTATCGGCCATCCCGCCATTCTATTACGATTTCTCCGCGGCCGAATTGATCGCGCATTACAAGGCACTGGCGGCGGCGACGCCACTTCCTGTGATCGTCTATAACTTCGGCGGCCGCACGGGCAAGCTCGGGCCGAACGAGATCCTGCAACTGCTCGATGATCCCCGTGTCATCGGCATCAAGCACACCTCGCAGGATTTCTTCCAACTCGAACGCTTCAAGACCCATCGTCCCGACGCCGTGATCTATAACGGCTATGACGAGATGTGCCTTGGGGGGCTGGCCATGGGTGCCGATGGCGCCATCGGCACCACCTACAACTTCATGGGCCATCTCTTCGTCGCACTCTACAAGGCCTTCCAGGAAGGTCGCATGGCCGACGCGCTCGCCCTGCAGAAGCGCGCGAATCGCGTCATCGAAGTCCTGATCGACGTCGGCGTGTTCCCGGCCACCAAGGGCTTCCTGAAGCTTCAGGGCTTCGACTGCGGCGAATGCCGCGCGCCCTTCCGCCGGCTCGAGGCCAGGGACTGGCAGAAGCTCGAGGCCTGCGTCGCCGAGTACCTGCGCGACTGA
- the nanR gene encoding DNA-binding transcriptional dual regulator NanR, whose protein sequence is MSESDQKLGPIARRKLSDEVVQRLEAAIRDGTFPPGSPLPSERELMTLFGVGRPSIREALYALQRIGLVRLATGERPRVTEPTARQVLRELDSTVRHWLEQADAVRHFEQVRLFLEMGLVRYACANATDQQIAVLHDALKRNEAEIGNERQFALTDAAFHRVLAEMPANPVFVAMHDAAVEWIIGQRPPLNDPETNNRMSYAGHLAVFDAIAVRDAEAAAEAMRRHLEEAYNRYARN, encoded by the coding sequence ATGAGTGAATCGGATCAAAAGCTCGGCCCCATCGCACGGCGCAAGCTGTCGGACGAGGTCGTGCAGCGGCTTGAAGCGGCTATCCGCGATGGCACATTCCCGCCGGGATCGCCGCTGCCCTCCGAGCGTGAGCTGATGACGCTCTTCGGCGTCGGCCGCCCCTCGATCCGCGAGGCGCTCTATGCGTTGCAACGCATCGGCCTTGTTCGGCTCGCCACAGGCGAGCGCCCGCGCGTGACAGAGCCCACGGCGCGGCAGGTGCTGCGGGAGCTCGACAGCACGGTCCGTCACTGGCTGGAGCAGGCCGACGCCGTCCGGCATTTCGAGCAGGTGCGCCTTTTCCTAGAGATGGGCCTGGTCCGCTACGCCTGCGCCAACGCCACGGACCAGCAAATTGCCGTGTTGCATGACGCATTGAAGCGCAACGAGGCGGAGATCGGCAACGAGCGGCAATTCGCGCTGACTGACGCCGCCTTCCACCGCGTGCTGGCTGAAATGCCGGCCAACCCCGTTTTCGTCGCCATGCACGATGCCGCAGTGGAATGGATCATCGGGCAACGACCGCCTCTCAATGACCCCGAGACCAACAATCGCATGAGCTATGCCGGGCATCTCGCCGTGTTCGACGCCATTGCCGTGCGCGATGCCGAGGCGGCCGCGGAAGCCATGCGCCGGCATCTTGAGGAAGCCTACAACCGCTACGCCCGCAACTGA
- a CDS encoding hypothetical protein (Evidence 5 : Unknown function), with the protein MVTRLRGNWATLLLPIADDDSIDFGRLRAEIDVLIDARVDGIYSNGTAGEFHNQTEEEYGRVQETLASACTAASMPFVIGACHSDPMVSRQRVARAVALKPRAIQVILPDWWPLTDAEAVDYLALIAEEARGGAAGALQSAACQARPDAARIAVGAVAGANGRGGQAR; encoded by the coding sequence ATGGTGACGCGGCTGCGCGGCAACTGGGCAACCCTGCTGCTGCCGATCGCCGATGATGACAGCATCGATTTCGGCCGTCTCAGAGCCGAGATCGATGTGCTGATCGATGCGCGGGTCGACGGCATCTATTCCAACGGCACGGCGGGCGAGTTCCACAATCAGACGGAAGAGGAATACGGCCGCGTGCAGGAGACGCTGGCGAGCGCCTGCACGGCCGCCAGCATGCCCTTCGTCATCGGCGCGTGCCACTCGGATCCGATGGTGAGCCGTCAGCGCGTCGCCCGGGCCGTTGCGCTCAAGCCGCGCGCCATCCAGGTGATCCTGCCGGATTGGTGGCCGCTGACCGACGCGGAGGCTGTCGACTATCTCGCGCTCATCGCCGAGGAGGCGAGGGGGGGTGCCGCTGGTGCTTTACAATCCGCCGCATGCCAAGCGCGTCCTGACGCCGCCCGAATTGCGGTGGGTGCTGTCGCGGGCGCCAACGGTCGAGGCGGTCAAGCTCGGTGA
- a CDS encoding NitT/TauT family transport system permease protein, which yields MTGQTAGQVSPSSPDEASTHVGGAQAAPPKPNALMAFLKRRKLVLMTLMIILIAWEMAPRLLAIPDYLLPPPSQVFTAFLGQWQRTLAATWITTSVMLGGYFIAIVISIPLALAIVSSRVVEDTVEPIMLVFQVIPKIAIAPLFIVWFGFGYTPKTMLVFLLAFFPITLSAVAGFRAVDPDIMDLARSTGTSTWTMFRKIKLPQALPQIFTGLKVGVALASTGAVVAEFIASDRGLGYLLLEWRGELDTPMVFAGVFVISLVGIIVYYFVEAVERFTIPWHVSQRDPVPVNA from the coding sequence ATGACAGGGCAAACCGCAGGACAGGTGTCTCCATCCTCACCCGACGAGGCGAGCACGCATGTGGGCGGCGCGCAGGCCGCCCCGCCCAAGCCAAACGCGCTGATGGCCTTCCTCAAGCGGCGCAAGCTCGTCCTGATGACGTTGATGATCATCCTGATCGCCTGGGAGATGGCGCCGCGCCTGCTCGCGATCCCGGATTATCTCTTGCCGCCGCCGTCACAGGTCTTCACCGCCTTTCTCGGCCAATGGCAGCGGACACTGGCCGCGACCTGGATCACCACGTCCGTGATGCTTGGTGGTTACTTCATCGCCATCGTCATATCGATCCCGCTGGCGCTCGCCATCGTATCCTCGCGCGTCGTCGAGGATACGGTCGAGCCGATCATGCTCGTCTTCCAGGTTATTCCGAAGATCGCCATCGCGCCGCTGTTCATCGTGTGGTTCGGGTTCGGCTACACGCCGAAGACCATGCTGGTGTTCTTGCTCGCGTTCTTCCCCATTACACTGAGCGCGGTTGCCGGCTTCCGCGCGGTCGACCCGGACATCATGGATCTCGCGCGCTCGACCGGCACCTCGACCTGGACGATGTTCCGCAAGATCAAGCTGCCGCAGGCGCTGCCGCAGATCTTTACCGGTCTCAAAGTCGGTGTCGCGCTCGCCTCGACCGGCGCCGTCGTCGCCGAGTTCATCGCGTCGGACCGGGGGCTCGGCTACCTCCTGCTCGAGTGGCGCGGTGAGCTCGACACGCCGATGGTCTTTGCCGGCGTCTTCGTCATCAGCCTCGTCGGCATCATCGTCTATTATTTCGTCGAGGCGGTGGAGCGCTTCACCATCCCGTGGCACGTCTCACAGCGCGATCCCGTGCCGGTCAACGCCTGA
- a CDS encoding L-alanine-DL-glutamate epimerase-like enolase superfamily enzyme encodes MPIITAVRPVLLSAPYADADNLERRRHLRSGYRTVGMVEITFADGSTGLGEGYLAVFAPLVFVEIAKLLAPTVIGREGDAISARLVDLSRMTDYWSLTGAARHVLSAFEIALVDAKAKRLGGPALELFGGCTVERIALYGSGGDSMTPAAMLAEIDLLASKGIRLFKIRARRDEVDKAVWTMERAGEAGIAVAIDMTQNLANPAQTASDVIAFVEAVHGRTACRIAFLEEALGPADIGSYRLLRGRLATKIAGGEIATTPDELCERVADGLYDIVQPDATVLGGIGATMDVFAAARRAGVETVVHNWGGAVCLGANYAAAFAGGAHLAEWPMPGFALRDVLMVAPPSIVDGQLRAPTAPGLGVALTPEIEAEYAFRADAVYDCLGTMAATDPAVWRAV; translated from the coding sequence ATGCCGATCATTACCGCCGTCCGCCCGGTTCTTCTCAGCGCGCCCTATGCGGATGCGGACAATCTCGAGCGCCGTCGGCACCTGAGGTCGGGCTACCGCACTGTCGGCATGGTGGAGATCACCTTCGCGGACGGCTCGACGGGCCTCGGGGAAGGGTATCTCGCGGTCTTCGCCCCGCTTGTCTTCGTCGAGATTGCCAAGCTGCTGGCGCCCACGGTCATCGGCCGGGAGGGGGACGCCATCAGTGCACGCCTCGTCGACCTCAGCCGGATGACCGACTACTGGAGCCTCACGGGCGCTGCCCGCCATGTCCTCTCCGCCTTTGAAATCGCGCTGGTGGACGCCAAGGCCAAGCGCCTCGGCGGGCCGGCGCTGGAACTGTTCGGCGGGTGCACCGTCGAGCGGATAGCCCTTTATGGCAGCGGTGGCGATTCCATGACGCCTGCCGCCATGCTGGCCGAGATCGATCTTCTGGCATCGAAGGGCATCCGGCTGTTCAAGATCCGCGCGCGGCGCGATGAGGTCGACAAGGCTGTCTGGACCATGGAGCGCGCGGGCGAGGCCGGTATCGCGGTCGCCATCGACATGACGCAGAACCTCGCCAATCCGGCACAGACCGCGAGCGACGTCATCGCCTTCGTCGAGGCCGTCCACGGGCGGACCGCGTGCCGCATCGCTTTCCTTGAAGAGGCGCTCGGTCCGGCGGATATCGGCTCATACCGGCTCCTGCGGGGGCGGCTCGCGACGAAGATCGCGGGCGGTGAGATCGCGACGACGCCTGACGAATTATGCGAGCGCGTGGCGGATGGCCTCTACGACATCGTCCAGCCCGATGCGACGGTGTTGGGCGGCATCGGCGCAACCATGGACGTCTTTGCCGCGGCGCGGCGGGCGGGCGTGGAGACCGTGGTGCACAACTGGGGCGGTGCCGTTTGCCTCGGCGCCAATTATGCGGCGGCTTTCGCCGGCGGCGCGCATCTCGCAGAATGGCCGATGCCGGGCTTTGCCCTGCGCGACGTTTTGATGGTCGCCCCGCCATCGATCGTCGATGGCCAACTCCGGGCGCCGACGGCGCCGGGGCTGGGCGTGGCGCTGACGCCCGAGATCGAAGCGGAATATGCCTTCCGTGCCGATGCGGTCTATGACTGCCTCGGCACGATGGCGGCTACTGACCCGGCTGTCTGGCGGGCTGTCTGA